Proteins from a genomic interval of Acinonyx jubatus isolate Ajub_Pintada_27869175 chromosome B4, VMU_Ajub_asm_v1.0, whole genome shotgun sequence:
- the GPR162 gene encoding probable G-protein coupled receptor 162, producing MARGGAGAEEASLRSNALSWLACGLLALLANAWIILSISAKQQKHKPLELLLCFLAGTHILMAAVPLTTFAVVQLRRQASSDYDWNESICKVFVSTYYTLALATCFTVASLSYHRMWMVRWPVNYRLSNAKKQALHAVMGIWMVSFILSTLPSIGWHNNGERYYARGCQFIVSKIGLGFGVCFSLLLLGGIVMGLVCVAITFYQTLWARPRRARLARRAGVGGGAKGGGPGGLGTRPAFEVPAIVVEDARGKRRSSLDGSESAKTSLQVTNLVSAIVFLYDSLTGVPILVVSFFSLKSDSAPPWMVLAVLWCSMAQTLLLPSFIWSCERYRADVRTVWEQCVAIMSEEDGDDDGGCDDYADGRVCKVRFDANGATGPGGRDPTQVKLLPGRHMLFPPLERVHYLQVPLSRRLSHDETNIFSTPRAPGSILHKWSSSDDIRVLPAQSRALGGPPEYLGRRQRLEDEEDEEEAEGGGLASLRQFLEGGMLGSGGGPPRGPGFFREEITTFIDETPLPSPTASPGPSPRRPRPLGLSPRRLSLGSPDSRPAGLPLGLSAGRRCSLTGGEGSARPWGGSWGPGNPIFPQLTL from the exons ATGGctcggggcggggcaggggcagaggaggccTCCCTGCGCTCAAACGCATTGTCCTGGCTGGCCTGTGGGCTCCTGGCACTGCTGGCCAATGCCTGGATCATCCTCAGCATCTCGGCCAAGCAGCAAAAGCACAAGCCGCTGGAGTTACTGCTCTGCTTCCTGGCGGGCACACACATACTCATGGCGGCTGTGCCCCTCACCACCTTCGCCGTGGTGCAGCTACGGCGGCAGGCTTCTTCTGACTATGACTGGAACGAGAGCATCTGCAAGGTCTTTGTGTCCACCTACTACACACTGGCCCTGGCCACCTGCTTCACAGTCGCCTCGCTCTCCTACCATCGCATGTGGATGGTGCGCTGGCCCGTCAACTACCGCCTCAGCAACGCCAAGAAGCAGGCGCTGCATGCTGTCATGGGCATCTGGATGGTCAGCTTCATCCTCTCCACGCTGCCCTCCATCGGCTGGCACAACAATGGCGAGCGGTACTACGCCCGTGGCTGCCAGTTCATAGTCTCCAAGATTGGCCTGGGCTTTGGCGTCTGCTTCAGCCTCTTGCTCCTTGGGGGCATTGTCATGGGGCTGGTCTGTGTGGCCATCACCTTCTACCAGACATTGTGGGCCCGGCCCCGGAGGGCTCGGCTGGCCCGGAgagcgggggttgggggtggggccaAGGGGGGTGGGCCAGGGGGGTTGGGTACCCGGCCAGCTTTTGAGGTGCCAGCCATTGTGGTGGAGGATGCCAGAGGCAAGCGGCGGTCCTCGCTGGACGGCTCTGAGTCGGCCAAGACATCCCTGCAGGTCACCAACTTGGTCAGCGCCATCGTCTTTCTCTATGACTCACTCACAGGGGTGCCCATCTTG GTGGTGAGCTTCTTCTCCCTTAAGTCGGACTCGGCTCCGCCGTGGATGGTGCTGGCTGTGCTGTGGTGCTCCATGGCGCAGACGCTGCTGCTGCCCTCCTTCATCTGGTCCTGCGAGCGCTACCGTGCCGACGTGCGCACTGTGTGGGAGCAGTGCGTGGCCATCATGTCGGAGGAGGATGGCGACGACG ATGGCGGCTGTGATGACTATGCAGATGGCCGAGTGTGCAAAGTTCGTTTTGATGCTAATGGTGCCACAGGACCAGGGGGCAGGGACCCCACCCAGGTGAAGCTGTTGCCTGGAAGGCACATGCTGTTTCCCCCTCTTGAGAGGGTCCACTACTTACAG GTACCCCTGTCCCGCCGTCTGTCCCATGATGAGACCAACATCTTCTCTACACCTCGGGCACCAGGCTCCATCCTACATAAGTGGTCATCCTCTGATGACATCCGGGTCCTCCCAGCCCAGAGCCGAGCCCTGGGGGGCCCTCCTGAGTACCTGGGACGAAGACAAAGGCTGGAGgatgaggaggatgaggaggaagctGAAGGTGGGGGGCTGGCCAGCCTTCGCCAGTTCCTGGAGGGTGGGATGTTGGGGTCAGGTGGGGGACCCCCACGGGGTCCTGGCTTCTTCCGGGAAGAGATCACCACCTTCATTGATGAGACACCTCTGCCTTCTCCAACTGCTTCACCGGGGCCCTCTCCTCGCCGGCCCAGGCCCCTGGGCCTCTCACCCCGCAGGCTTTCCCTTGGGTCCCCTGACAGCAGACCCGCTGGACTTCCTTTGGGCTTAAGTGCAGGGAGACGCTGCTCCCTGACAGGAGGTGAGGGGAGTGCAAGACCTTGGGGAGGATCCTGGGGCCCAGGTAATCCCATTTTCCCCCAGCTGACGCTGTGA